TGGGCTATCCAAAACACATGGGATTTAAAGCTAGTACTTGTACTCCTTTTTATTTTTATGATTTAGATTTTGAGATTCAGACCCCTCTAAAAGTATTTCCTTATGCTTTTAACGACACTGTTTTACGTTTTGAAATGCAATTAAGTCCAAAACAAGCTTTGATGAGGATTAATCATATTGCTAATTTGGTAAAGCAAGTTAATGGAACTTTGATTTCTATTTTTCACAACGACTGTTTGTCTAATTTTGATGAGTGGAAGTACTGGGAAGATTTTTATGAAGATGTTTTAAAATGCGTGAAAGATTCATGATTAAGTACATCCAAAGAAAAGATTTAGATATTCAAAAATATGATACTTGTATTCAAAACGCCTTGAATTCAAGAATTTATGCGCTAAGTTATTATTTAGATATTGTAGCAGACCATTGGGATGCATTGGTGCTTGATGACTACAAAGCTGTAATGCCATTGCCTTGGAGAAGTAAATATTTCATCAAATATATTTACCCACCCTGTTGGACACAGCAATTAGGTGTTTTTTCAACCTCTCCTTTTAGCAACACCTTAGTTGAAGAATTTATAAAAGCCATTCCTAAAAAGTTTTTAAAAACTACCATTCAGTTAAACAGTAACTGCAACTCTAAACTTTTTTACACAAAAAATAATTTTACACTAGCTTTAAATCAACCTTATCAAGATCTTCACAGAAACTACAGAAAGGACAGAAAAGACAGGTTAAAAAAATTCAAAAAATCAGGATTCTCTATTAAAGAAAACATTAAAACAAAAGACCTTATTAAACTGTTTAAAGAAAATTATTATCAAGAATTAAAAATTAATATCTCGGATTACAACAAACTTGAGAAACTAACTTGTGAAAAAAAATTAAACACAACTATTTTAGGTGTATTTAACGAAAACAATCAGCTTATTTCTGGCTCCTTATTTTTTAAAGATGAAAAAAGAATTTACTATGTTTTTTCTGCCAATAATAAAGCAGGAAACAAGGTACAAGGAAATACTGCTATTTTAGATTTTATGATTCAGAAATACTCCAATTCCGACTTTACATTAGATTTTGAAGGTTCAATGCACCCTGGAATTGCTTCCTTTTTTAAAAGTTTTGGAAGTGAATTAGAGACTTATTACTACTACACTAAAAAAATATAATGAAAGACACCGGAGAAAGACACATTCTTAAAGAAAAATTTAATTCTATAGAAGAATACTACAATCATTTAATGCATTTAAAAACATACATTTATGCTGCAGAAAAAACTATAGGAAAAACCGTTTTAGACATGGGTAGCGGAAGCGGGTACGGAAGCAAAATTCTATCCGAAAAAGCTAAAACAACTATAGGAGTAGATATTGATGAAGAATCCATTAAATATGCAAATGAACACTACTCATCTTATAATACAAATTTCACGACAATTTCTAATTTAGAAAACAAAAAATTTGATATTATAACTTCTTTTCAAGTTATTGAGCATGTTTTTGACCTAAACGAATACGTTAAAACGATATCAAAATATTTAAAAGACGATGGATTAGTATATATATCAACTCCCAACATCGAACATAGATTATTTACTTTTCAGCATCCTTGGAATCAATTTCACATAAAAGAGTTTTCAAGAAAAAGTCTAATAAAACTACTTTCTAAAGAGTTTGAATCTGTTGAAATATATAACATTGGAAGCAAAACTGATATATGCGAATATGAAATAAAAAGAACAAAAAAATTACGTTTTATAACGTTTCCTTTGAGTTTAAAAATATTTCCTCGGAAAATAAAAAACAAACTACTTCAGTATCAATCTAAAATCTTCATCAAAACAAAGAAACTGTTTTTCCAACCAACGATAAACTCTAACAAAACAGATGACTTCACTTTAAAATATTCAATCAACGATATAATAATTACTAAAGAAAATATTAATACGACAGACTTATTAGCAGTCTGTAAATTCAAAAAGAAACCTCTTTCTTATACAGAAAAAATAAAAAAATAAACGAACTAAAATAGCCTATCATCATTGACAAACAAGCTCCTATTAAACCGTAAGAACTTAATAAAAACCAACCAACTATTAAAAGAACAAAACCTATTAAAGATTTTTGAATATTTTCTTTATATCTCCCTAAACCAGAAAAATAATTTCCATATATATTTCCTATCGAATGAAAAAAAACACCAATAGACAAATAACACATACATTCTTTAATTACTCTTATATCTTCTTTTATAACTATCCCCAAAATATTTTCAGGAATTAATAACAAAACAACAATAGCTATAATCGTATAAACCCCTGTGTTTTTAATAGATTTATTGGTTATCCTAATTTTATCTTTAATTTCCTTCATATTTAATATTTCAGAATATTGATTTACTGAAATACTTCTTGATATTATAAGGACAGACTCTGTAATAGACACTGCAACTGAAAACAATCCCAAAGTATAAGCCCCCAACACTTCATATATTATATAATACAAAAATCTATTATTTAACAAATGAACACCAACACTTACCTCATTACCTAGACCATATCTATATATTGATTTCAAAACTTTATCACTTAAGCCTTCTTTTTTATCATCCCTAAACACAAAAAAAACAGATATCAAAAAAACTATTCCAAAAGAAACATACAGGCTAATAACATATGAATTGATTGATCTTAAGCCAACAACAAAAATCATAAAAATCAAACTAGACACAACTAAAGTTGGTTGCAAAAGAAACAAAAAATTGTACCTTTCTATATCTTTTCTTCCTATAAAAATCATTTGATTTGCAGAAAAAAAACCATTTAATACCGCTATAAAATATAAGTGCTTATGAATTGACTCTTTATGAACATACATTAGAACTAGACTTGGCATAACAGCTATTAAAACAGTCCACAAATAAGATGTTCTTATAAGAACATTTAATTTCATTTTTTTAACATGATACGCAATAGTACTACCCGATAAAATATTAACCAAAATTAAAACCAATGACAAGTCTGTTAAAAAAAGACTTATTTTACCTCTTCCATCAGCCCCTAAAACATTTAAGGTTAAAAAAACAATCGCCATATTCACTACAGCAACTCCTCCCCTAACAACTAAAGTTTGAAATATGTTTTTACTTATTTTCAATTATTAACTTTTTGAATAAAACCCAACAATTTTCCTTCGATATGTTCCCATAAGTAGCCTTTTTCTATTTTGGTAACAGCCTTATTAGAAACATCGGCATAAAATATAGGGTCATCTATAAATCGCTGTAACTTTGTTGCTACTTTTTCAGTATCATTTGGCTCTACCAATTCACAAAAATCAGCTTGCACATATCCTTTTTTTAGAGCTTTTAAATTACTGTAAACAACGGGAATACCACAAGCATTATAATGAAAAACCTTAATAGGCAAACACCTTGTGTTTTCTATATCGTTATCTCTTAAATCTAAAGCTACATCAAAACTCAAAATAGCCTTACTAAAATCTTCAAAAGGAACCATTTCATTTATCTCAACATTTAAACTTGGGTATTTTTCTATTAGGTTTCTAAAACCTATACGTTCCTGTTTTAAAAACGTTTTTCCAACAAGTACCAACACAACTTTAAGATCAGGGTTGTTTACTCTTAAACTTTCAGCTACCTTAAAAACCCTATTTATCCCTTTTTCTTCACTAAACTTTCCAGAATACCCAACCCTAAAAATTTTAGACAACAATTTCTTTCCTTTTAAAGAAACATATTTTCTCTTTGGATAATAAGAAATAATTTCTTTTGGTTTTAATGGAAATAAAAAATCATATATCTTTTTTTTATAATATTCTCCTACAATAAATCCATCTACTAAAGAGGCTGCATATAGATTAAAAACAAACATCGTAAAGAACTTAGTCGTTTTTGATATAAAATTTA
Above is a genomic segment from Wenyingzhuangia fucanilytica containing:
- a CDS encoding class I SAM-dependent methyltransferase produces the protein MKDTGERHILKEKFNSIEEYYNHLMHLKTYIYAAEKTIGKTVLDMGSGSGYGSKILSEKAKTTIGVDIDEESIKYANEHYSSYNTNFTTISNLENKKFDIITSFQVIEHVFDLNEYVKTISKYLKDDGLVYISTPNIEHRLFTFQHPWNQFHIKEFSRKSLIKLLSKEFESVEIYNIGSKTDICEYEIKRTKKLRFITFPLSLKIFPRKIKNKLLQYQSKIFIKTKKLFFQPTINSNKTDDFTLKYSINDIIITKENINTTDLLAVCKFKKKPLSYTEKIKK
- a CDS encoding lipopolysaccharide biosynthesis protein, producing the protein MKISKNIFQTLVVRGGVAVVNMAIVFLTLNVLGADGRGKISLFLTDLSLVLILVNILSGSTIAYHVKKMKLNVLIRTSYLWTVLIAVMPSLVLMYVHKESIHKHLYFIAVLNGFFSANQMIFIGRKDIERYNFLFLLQPTLVVSSLIFMIFVVGLRSINSYVISLYVSFGIVFLISVFFVFRDDKKEGLSDKVLKSIYRYGLGNEVSVGVHLLNNRFLYYIIYEVLGAYTLGLFSVAVSITESVLIISRSISVNQYSEILNMKEIKDKIRITNKSIKNTGVYTIIAIVVLLLIPENILGIVIKEDIRVIKECMCYLSIGVFFHSIGNIYGNYFSGLGRYKENIQKSLIGFVLLIVGWFLLSSYGLIGACLSMMIGYFSSFIFLFFLYKKEVSF
- a CDS encoding glycosyltransferase, which produces MINKIKVIYLTSSHYVNDDRIFFHIKDTLERKNFKVDVCSTYGDKNFNLKDTYWIKGDELSRRERVSWFCEQLILLSPEMIICGEPLPILAAKKFQEQYPSCKIIYDVTEWYPSKKNLYDLNFISKTTKFFTMFVFNLYAASLVDGFIVGEYYKKKIYDFLFPLKPKEIISYYPKRKYVSLKGKKLLSKIFRVGYSGKFSEEKGINRVFKVAESLRVNNPDLKVVLVLVGKTFLKQERIGFRNLIEKYPSLNVEINEMVPFEDFSKAILSFDVALDLRDNDIENTRCLPIKVFHYNACGIPVVYSNLKALKKGYVQADFCELVEPNDTEKVATKLQRFIDDPIFYADVSNKAVTKIEKGYLWEHIEGKLLGFIQKVNN